A region from the Alnus glutinosa chromosome 5, dhAlnGlut1.1, whole genome shotgun sequence genome encodes:
- the LOC133867693 gene encoding serine/threonine-protein kinase-like protein ACR4, whose translation MNQIGRIAYYLVMVSLSVSLIALSIFLYLICRKKPVESEETLPVKLCARAYPLTDIDTATDAFNHRRIVGHGRLGTVYAGILEEGEVVAVKRIHSRLVLSNAGFRFSTMIKSLTFAQHPHIVPIVGFSEAPGERIIVMEFVGMAGLDFYLHQNSDEASLLDWGNRLRIAAGAARGLEYLHEGTTPNIVHGCVKASNILIDVKFCAKVCDYGLSFLASQEKKGLMGYVDDEYWGDTVAGACKENDVYGFGVLLLELLSGRSESEEGLLVKWALPLIKDRRFYELLDPRLVIPSDLKPLVRLAKAASACVGNSRKSRPSMGQVAAILNNLEMDFEQLR comes from the exons ATGAACCAAATTGGGCGTATTGCTTATTACCTTGTCATGGTTAGCCTATCTGTCTCTCTCATCGCTCTTTCTATTTTCCTCTACCTTATTTGCAGAAAGAAGCCCGTTGAATCTGAAGAAACACTTCCTGTCAAGCTTTGCGCTCGCGCATACCCGTTAACGGATATTGATACGGCCACCGACGCCTTCAACCACCGCAGAATTGTTGGCCATGGCCGCCTTGGAACTGTGTATGCAGGAATACTAGAAGAAGGAGAAGTAGTGGCTGTCAAGCGGATTCATTCACGGCTGGTGTTGAGCAATGCAGGATTCAGGTTTTCAACGATGATCAAATCGCTTACTTTTGCCCAACACCCCCATATTGTGCCAATTGTAGGCTTTTCTGAAGCTCCGGGTGAGAGAATTATAGTGATGGAGTTTGTTGGCATGGCCGGTTTGGATTTCTATTTACATCAAAACTCAGATGAGGCTTCTCTATTGGATTGGGGCAACCGTTTGAGGATTGCAGCCGGCGCCGCCCGAGGGCTCGAGTACTTGCATGAAG gtACGACACCAAATATTGTCCATGGTTGTGTCAAGGCCTCGAATATTTTGATTGATGTTAAATTTTGTGCTAAAGTTTGTGATTATGGGCTATCATTTTTGGCATCCCAAGAGAAGAAAGGCCTGATGGGATACGTGGATGATGAGTACTGGGGTGACACAGTTGCAGGTGCTTGCAAGGAAAATGATGTTTATGGTTTTGGGGTGCTTTTGTTAGAGCTATTGAGTGGGAGATCAGAAAGTGAAGAAGGATTACTTGTTAAGTGGGCATTGCCATTGATCAAAGACAGGAGATTTTATGAGCTTTTGGACCCAAGACTCGTAATTCCTTCTGATCTAAAGCCTCTTGTTAGACTGGCTAAAGCTGCCTCAGCTTGTGTTGGTAACTCAAGGAAGAGCAGGCCTTCGATGGGTCAAGTGGCAGCAATTTTGAACAATTTGGAGATGGATTTTGAACAGTTGAGATAG